The stretch of DNA GCTCGGTCCCGCCACCCGTCAGTGGCTCGCCGCCTTCCCGCCCGGTGGGCCCCGGTCAGACCCGAGCACGCACGAGAGAAGGGTCGGAGCACTGTGAACGGCCTTACCCGCCCCACCCGCTCGGCCATGAACCGGGCGCTGCACCGGGCCACCGACGCCAGGACACTCGACGCAGCCGAGGCCGAGGTCCTGCTGCACGCGCGCGGCGCCGACCTCGACCGGCTCTGCGAGGCGGCGGGCCGGGTCCGCGACGCCGGCCTCCGGGCCGCCGGGCGGCCCGGCGTGATCACCTACTCCCGCAAGGTGTTCATCCCGCTCACCCGGCTGTGCCGTGACCGCTGCCACTACTGCACCTTCGCCACCGTCCCGGGGCGGCTCCCCGCCCCCTACCTCAGCCCCGACGAGGTGCTGGACATCGCCCGCGCGGGAGCGGCGGCGGGATGCAAGGAGGCGCTGTTCACCCTGGGCGACCGGCCCGAGGAGCGCTGGCCCGCGGCCCGCGCCTGGCTGGACGCGCACGGCTACGACGACACACTCAGCTATGTACGGGCCATGGCGATCCGGGTGCTGGAGGAGACCGGCCTGCTGCCTCACCTCAACCCCGGAGTGCTGTCCTGGACCGGCCTCCAGCGGCTGAAGCCCGTGGCACCGAGCATGGGCATGATGCTGGAGACCACAGCGAGGCGGCTGTGGTCCGAGCCCGGCGGCCCGCACTTCGGCTCACCCGACAAGGAGCCCGCGGTGCGGCTGCGGGTGCTGGAGGACGCGGGCCGCAGCAACGTGCCGTTCACCACCGGGATCCTCATCGGCATCGGGGAGACGCCCGCCGAACGGATCGACGCCCTGCGGGAGATCCGCCGGATCTCCCGGGCGTACGGGGGGATCCAGGAGGTGATCGTGCAGAACTTCCGGGCCAAGCCGGACACGGCGATGCGTGCCGCGCCCGACGCCGGACCGGCCGAACTGGCCGCCACCATCGCGGTGGCGCGGCTGCTGCTCGGCCCCGGGGCCCGTGTCCAGGCCCCGCCCAACCTGGTCGGCGAGGAGTTCGCGCTGATGCTGCGGGCCGGCATCGACGACTGGGGCGGGGTGTCCCCGGTGACCGGCGACCATGTCAACCCCGAGCGGCCCTGGCCGGTGATCGAGGAACTGGCCGCGAACACCGCGGCCGCGGGCTTCACCCTCCGCGAGCGGCTGACGGTCTACCCCGAGCACCTGCGGCGCGGTGAGCCGTGGCTGGATCCCCGGCTGGCCTCCCATGTGGCGGCGCTCGCCGATCCCGTGACCGGCCTGGCGGCCGAGGGAGCGCGGCCCCGTGGCCTGCCCTGGCAGGAACCGGAGACGCCGCTCGCCGCCACCGGCCGCACCGACCTGTTCGCCGCCATCGACACCGACGGCCGCGCCACCGACCGGCGGGCGGACTTCGACTCGGTGTACGGGGACTGGGCGGCGGTCGCTCAAGCGGTACCGGAGTCGGCACGCGCGTCCGGGCGGCGGAGCGAGGAGGAACCCGTGCCTCCCGGGGGCGCACGGCCGGAGCGGCTGCGACCCGAGTTCGCGGCAGCGCTGCGGGCGGCGGAGGCCGATCCCGCGCGGCTCGCATCCGCGTCCGCGCTGACGCTGCTGGGCGCCGCACCCGGGGCGGAGATCGAGGCGCTGGCCGCGCTCGCCGACAGCCTGCGCGCCGCAGCCGCCGGGGACGAGATCACCTACGTGGTCACCCGCAACATCAACTTCACCAACGTCTGCTACACCGGCTGCCGCTTCTGCGCCTTCGCCCAGCGGCGTACCGACGCCGACGCCTACACCCTGTCGCTGGAGCAGATCGGCACGCGGGCCGAGGAGGCGTGGGGGGTGGGGGCGAGCGAGGTCTGCCTCCAGGGCGGGATCCACCCGGACCTGCCGGGCAGCGCGTACTTCGACATCGCCGCCGAGATCAAGCGGCGTACTCCGGACATGCACGTGCACGCCTTCTCGCCCATGGAGGTCGTCAACGGTGCGACCAGGATGGACCTGTCGGTACGGGAGTGGCTCCAGGGGGCCCGGGAGGCGGGCGTCGACTCGTTGCCCGGCACGGCCGCCGAGATCCTCGACGACGAGGTCCGCTGGGTCCTCACCAAGGGGAAACTCCCCGCGGCCCAGTGGATCGACGTGGTCACCACCGCCCACTCGCTGGGCATTCCGACCACGGCGACCATGATGTACGGCCACGTGGACACCCCGCGCCACTGGGTGGACCACATCAAGCTGATCGGACGCCTCCAGGAAGAGACGGGAGGCTTCACCGAGTTCGTCCTCCTGCCGTTCGTCCATACCAACTCCCCGGTCTACCTGGCCGGAATCGCCAGGTCCGGGCCGACCGTC from Streptomyces sp. 6-11-2 encodes:
- a CDS encoding bifunctional FO biosynthesis protein CofGH; amino-acid sequence: MNRALHRATDARTLDAAEAEVLLHARGADLDRLCEAAGRVRDAGLRAAGRPGVITYSRKVFIPLTRLCRDRCHYCTFATVPGRLPAPYLSPDEVLDIARAGAAAGCKEALFTLGDRPEERWPAARAWLDAHGYDDTLSYVRAMAIRVLEETGLLPHLNPGVLSWTGLQRLKPVAPSMGMMLETTARRLWSEPGGPHFGSPDKEPAVRLRVLEDAGRSNVPFTTGILIGIGETPAERIDALREIRRISRAYGGIQEVIVQNFRAKPDTAMRAAPDAGPAELAATIAVARLLLGPGARVQAPPNLVGEEFALMLRAGIDDWGGVSPVTGDHVNPERPWPVIEELAANTAAAGFTLRERLTVYPEHLRRGEPWLDPRLASHVAALADPVTGLAAEGARPRGLPWQEPETPLAATGRTDLFAAIDTDGRATDRRADFDSVYGDWAAVAQAVPESARASGRRSEEEPVPPGGARPERLRPEFAAALRAAEADPARLASASALTLLGAAPGAEIEALAALADSLRAAAAGDEITYVVTRNINFTNVCYTGCRFCAFAQRRTDADAYTLSLEQIGTRAEEAWGVGASEVCLQGGIHPDLPGSAYFDIAAEIKRRTPDMHVHAFSPMEVVNGATRMDLSVREWLQGAREAGVDSLPGTAAEILDDEVRWVLTKGKLPAAQWIDVVTTAHSLGIPTTATMMYGHVDTPRHWVDHIKLIGRLQEETGGFTEFVLLPFVHTNSPVYLAGIARSGPTVLENRAVHALARILLHGRIRNIQTSWVKLARSNVLDVLRGGVNDIGGTLMEETISRMAGSEQGSHKSVSDLEALAHDAGRPARMRTTTYGTVSAEREAVARRHGGVWRPSRPSLTILNS